One window of Psychrobacillus sp. FSL H8-0483 genomic DNA carries:
- a CDS encoding proline iminopeptidase — translation MKIENGEYLVDINGIKHWIKVEGKEHSTIPLFIIHGGPGGNLYTFERTAGPVLSQERTVIYY, via the coding sequence ATGAAAATTGAAAATGGTGAGTACCTAGTAGATATTAATGGAATAAAACACTGGATAAAAGTGGAGGGAAAAGAACATAGTACGATCCCTTTATTTATTATTCATGGGGGTCCAGGAGGAAACCTATATACATTTGAAAGAACTGCCGGTCCTGTTCTTTCTCAAGAAAGAACCGTCATATATTACTAG